GCTGCTGGAGGACTTCAAGAAGCACTTCGCGACGCGTACCCGCGCGGTCGCCGTGGTGCCCTACGATCCGGCACTGGAGGTGGGTTCCTCGATCGAGTACGGGGACCTGCAACCCGAGACGCGGCAGGCTTGGCTGCGCGCCGCGTCGGTGATGCTGGAGCCGTTCGCGGAGTAGGCTGATCGGTCTCGCCAACAGAAGAGGGGGTCCCGGGTGTCCGACTCGTTCGTGCATCTGCACGTTCACACCGAGTATTCGATGCTCGACGGAGCGGCCCGGGTCAAGGAACTCATCAGCGAGGCCAAACGGCTCGGGATGCCGGCCGCCGCGATCACCGACCACGGCAACATGCACGGCGCCTACGAGATGTACACGCAGTCCAAGGCCGCCGGGATCACCCCGCTCATCGGTGTCGAGGCCTACGTCGCGCCGGACTCGCGGCTGAACAAGAGCCGGGTCAAGTGGGGCCGCCCGGAGCAGAAGAGCGACGACGTCTCCGGTAACGGTGCGTATACCCACATGACCATGTGGGCGCGCAACGCGGTCGGCCTGAAGAACCTTTTCCGGCTCAACTCGCGGGCCTCCATCGAGGGCCAGCTCGGCAAGTACCCGCGGATGGACTTCGACATCATCGCGGAGCACGCCGAGGGCATCATGGGCACCACCGGCTGCCCGTCCGGCGCGGTGCAGACCCGGCTGCGGCTGGGCCAGTTCGACGAGGCGCTCAAGTCGGCGGCGATGTACCAGGAGGCGCTCGGGAAGGATCACTACTTCCTCGAGATCATGGACCACGGCCTGTCGATCGAGAAGCGGGTCCGCGACGGCCTGCTGGAGATCGGCCGGAAACTGGGCATCCCGCCGCTGGTCACCAACGACTCGCACTACACCTTCGAGGCGCAGGCCGAGGCGCACGACGTGCTGCTCTGCGTGCAGACCGGCAGCAACATCGCCGACCCGAACAGGTTCCGCTTCGACGGCAACGGCTACTTCGTCAAGTCGGCCGAGCAGATGCGCGCCGTCGACTCCTCCGAGGCCTGGCAGGAGGGCTGCCGCAACACGCTGCTGGTGGCCGAGAAGGTGGACATCGACGGGATGTTCACGTTCAAGAACCTGATGCCCCGGTTCCCCATCCCGGACGGGATGACCGAGGAGGAGTACTTCCGGCAGGTCGCCTTCGAGGGCCTGCGCAAACGCTTCCCGGACGGGATCCCGGACACCCACGTCACGCAGGCGGAGTACGAACTCGGCGTGATCATCAGCATGGGCTTCCCGGCGTACTTCCTGGTGGTCGCCGACTTCATCCAGTGGGCGAAGCGGAACGGCATCGCGGTGGGCCCGGGCCGTGGCTCGGCGGCCGGCTCGCTCATCGCGTACGCCATGGGCATCACCGACCTGGACCCGCTGCCGCACGGCCTGATCTTCGAGCGGTTCCTCAACCCGGAGCGCATCTCGATGCCGGATGTCGACATCGACTTCGACGAGCGCCGGCGCGGCGAGGTCATCAGGTACGTGACCGAGAAGTGGGGCGACGACAAGGTCGCCCAGATCGCCACGTTCGGCACGATCAAGGCGAAGGCCGCGATCAAGGACTCGGCCCGGGTGCTCGGCTACCCGTTCGCCGTCGGTGACCGGATCACCAAGGCGATGCCGCCGGACGTGATGGGCAAGGGCATCCCGCTCGAGGGCATCTTCGACAAGGAGCACAAGCGGTACAACGAGGCCGGTGAGATCCGCTCGCTCTACGAGACCGACCCGGACGTCAAGAAGGTGATCGACACCGCGCGCGGCATCGAGGGCCTGATCCGGCAGACCGGCGTGCACGCCGCCGGCGTCATCATGAGCGCCGAGCCGATCATCGACCACATCCCGCTGATGCGCCGGGCCAGCGACGGCGTCATCATCACGCAGTTCGACTACCCGACCTGCGAGACGCTCGGCCTGCTGAAGATGGACTTCCTGGGCCTGCGGAACCTGACGATCATCGACGACGCCAACAAGAACATCGAGATCAACCACGGTGAGCCGCTCGACCTGCTGGCGCTGCCGCTGGACGACAAGGCCGCCTACGAGCTGCTCGCCCGTGGTGACACGCTGGGCGTGTTCCAGCTCGACGGCGGGCCGATGCGGTCGCTGCTGCGGCTGATGAAACCGGACAACTTCGAGGACATCTCCGCCGTGCTGGCGCTGTACCGGCCCGGCCCGATGGGCGTCGACTCGCACACCAACTACGCGCTGCGCAAGAACAAGCTCCAGGAGATCACCCCGATCCACCCGGAGCTGGAGGAGCCGCTGCGGGAGATCCTGGAACCGACGTACGGCCTGATCGTCTACCAGGAGCAGGTGCAGCGCGCCGCGCAGATCCTCGCCGGCTACAGCCTCGGCCAGGCCGACCTGCTGCGCCGCGCGATGGGTAAGAAGAAGAAGGAGATCCTCGACAAGGAGTTCATCCCGTTCCGCGACGGCTGCCGCGAGCACGGGTACTCCGACGAGGCGATCCAGGCGGTGTGGGACGTGCTGGTGCCGTTCGCCGGTTACGCGTTCAACAAGGCGCACTCCGCGGCGTACGGCCTGGTGTCCTACTGGACGGCCTACCTCAAGGCGCACTACCCGGCCGAGTACATGGCCGGTCTGCTCACCAGCGTCGGCGACGACAAGGACAAGATGGCCGTCTATCTCGCCGAGTGCCGCCGGATGGGCATCCAGGTGCTGCCGCCGGACGTGAACCAGTCGGCCGGCCCGTTCACCCCGGTCGGCAAGGACATCCGGTTCGGCCTCGGCGCGGTGCGCAACGTCGGCGGCAACGTGGTGGAGGCGATCGCCCGGTGCCGCAAGGAGAAAGGCGAGTACACCGACTTCTACGACTTCTTGTCCAAGGTGGACGCGGTGGCCTGCAACAAGCGGACCATCGAGTCGCTGATCAAGGCGGGCGCGTTCGACTCGATGGGGCACACCCGCAAGGGCCTGCTCGCCGTGCACGCCGAGGCGATCGACGCGTACGCCGGGGTCAAGCGGAACGAGGCGGCCGGCCAGTTCGACCTGTTCGGCGCGTTCGGCGACGAGGTCGGCGGCGCGTCGGCAACCGTCGCCATGCCGACCATCGGCGACAGCGAGTGGGACAAGCGGGACAAGCTGACCTTCGAGCGCGAGATGCTCGGCCTCTACGTCTCCGACCATCCGCTCGCCGGCCTGGAGCAGGTGTTGCAGAGCAACGCGGACACCAGCATCGCCGCGCTCAACGAGGAGGGCTCGGTCCAGGACGGTCAGATCGTCACGATCGCCGGCATCCTCACCGGCGTCCAGCGCCGGATCACCAAGCAGGGCCGGGCGTGGGCGTCGGCCACCGTCGAGGACCTGGCCGGCGGTGTCGAGACGTTGTTCTTCCCGAACACCTACGAGCTGGTCGGGCAGTACATCGCCGAGGACGCCATCGTGGTGGTCAAGGGCCGGGTGGACCGGCGCGACGACACCCCGCGGATCATGGCGATGGACATGTCCATCCCCGATGTCTCGCACAACCCGGACAGCAAGCCGGTGGTGCTCACCATGCCGATCACCCGGGTCACGCCGCCGCTGGTCGACGAGCTCAAGGACATCCTGTCCGGCCACCCGGGCGACACCGAGGTGCACGTCCACCTGCAGAACGGGAAACGCACCACAGTCATCCGGCTGGTGGCGGCCCGGGTCGCCGCGACGCCCGCGCTGCGCGCCGACCTCAAGATGATCCTCGGCCCGGCGGCCGTCGCCTGACCTCGCGGCCGGATCTGGAAGGATCAGAGGGTGCAACCAGAGGAGTCGACCCCGCCCGTGGCGCCGCCACCCATGCCGCCTTCTCCCATGGCGCTGGCGGACCAGCCGGCGGCCGGCCCGCCGTGGTGGCGGTTGTCGCAGAGCAGCCGCCGGCCGTGGCGCCGGTCGGTGGCCGTCGGAGCCGGCGCGGCCGCCGTGGTCACCGTGCTCGGCGCGCCGTTCGGGCTGCTCTGGCACGCGCTCGCGCCGAGCGTGCCGGTGATCGACGCGGGTGACAGCGGCATCGTGGTCAACGACCCGTCCCCGGAGCAGTACATCGCCGCGGACGGCTGGCTCACCCTGCTCGGGATCGGCTTCGGCCTGCTCGTGGCGATCACCGCCTGGCTGCTGATGCGCCGCGACCGCGGGCCGGCGCTGCTGCTCGGCGTGGTGCTGGGGGCCGGTGTGGGCACCCACTGGATCGCGGTCCCGATCGGCGAGCTGATCGGCAAGGACGCCTACGAGCAGTGGCGGGCCACCGCCACCCAGGGCGCGACCTACCTGGCGCCGCCCGAGGTGCACTCGCTCGGGCCGACGCTGGTGCCGGCCTTCGTGGCGGCGATCGTGCTGACCCTGCTGGCCGGCTGGTCCAACGACCCGGACCTCGACCATCCGGGCGCGCAGCCCGGTTACGGGCCCAACCACGGGCAGTACGGGCCGATCGAGGAGCAGCGGCCGATCGGCGCCGACCCGTTCAGTTCGGGCTGGCCGGCCGGGCCAGATCCGACAGCGGCACCGGCACCGCCCGCACCCGGGCCAGCAGACCAGCCTCGCGGTTGAGCAGCCGCAGCTCGGCGCGCAGCCGGGCGGTGGTGTCCGGCGCGGCCAGCAGCGAGTGCCGCTCCTCCAGGGTGAGCTGGGCGGTGGCGGCGACCAGGTGGGACAACACCGTGGCATCGTCCGGCACCTGATCGAGGATCTCCGCGTTCGGCCGGAGCAGCTCCAGGTACTGCTGGAAGGCCGTGAGCACACGGGGTTTCAGCAGCTCGGCGGTCTGGTCGGGTGACTCGTCGTCGGGCAGCCACTCGACCCGGGCGGTCAGATAGGGCTCGGAGCCCTGCTCGACGTCGAGGATCCGGAACCGGCGCCGGCCCACCGTCATGATGTCGAACCGGCCGTCGGGCAGCTCGGACACGTGGCGCAGCTCGGCGGTGCAGCCCACCTCGAACAGGTCGGCGGCGCCGACCGGGTCGGGCGGCGGGGCGGGGCCGTCGCCGGGCTCCGGCGCGACCTCGCTGCCGTGCCGGAGGGTGACCACGCCGAACTCGCTCGGCGGCTCGGCCGGCTGGGCGGCCAGCTCCCGCACCAGAGCGCGATAACGCTCCTCGAAGATGTGCAGGGGCAGCACCAGACCGGGGAAGAGCACCGTGCTCAGCGGGAAGACCGGCAGCCGATCGCTCACGGGTTCAGCCTAGTCGTCCGCTGACCTTGGTCAACCCAGCGCCGGGCGGTGCGGTCCGCGACTATGCGGTGGCGGCGCCGGCGCCGAGGTCGAATTCGTTGCCCTCCGGGTCACGCATGGTGATCCAGTGCCAGCCGAACGCCTGGTGCTCGTCGACGCGGGTGGCGCCGAGGGTGAGCAGCCGGTCGACCTCGGTCCGCCAGTCCGGCACCTGACGAGCGGCCAGATCGAAGTGCAGCCGGTTCTTGCCCCGCTTGGGCTCGGGCACCTTGATGAACATCAGCGCCGGAGCGCTGCCGGTGGACGCGGCGCCGTGACCGATGGTGGCGAAGTCCGGACTGGCATCCGGGTCGACCTGACGATCCAGGGCCTGCGCCCAGAACGTGGCCAGTTTCTGGGCGTCGGCGCAGTCGATGACGATCTGGGCGATGGACAGGGGCATCAGATTTTTCCTTACTGGAGATCGACGGGGTTCAGGACGACGGGGTGACCGGCCAGCACACCTCCGTCCGCAGCTGGGCCGGGTCATCGGTGTCGGCGGACGTGACCAGATAGAGCTCGCGGACCGGCCCGGTGGCCCCGATGCCGCGGTCGAGTACCTGCCGGCCCAGGGCGCCGTAGGTGCGATCCAGGTCGGCGCACGGCCCCGCGTGCACGGCGACCGCCAGCCGCTGGGCGGGCAGCACACCCCACCGCACCCCGCCGGCGTCCGGACTCCCGGCGCGCTCGCCGGCCCCGGACGCGGTGACCGGCAGGAACGCCGTCACCCGGCCACCGGCTTGGAACCACTCGAAGGCGTACAGGGCACCGCACGGCCCGCCCGGCGTGAGACCCCACCGGCCGGCCACGGCGTACAGCGACGGGTAGGCCATCTCGCACCACGGCGTGAGGCTGTCCTGATCGACGTGACCGTCGATCATCAGGCATTGCTGTTCCGCGGCGTGCCGGATGGTCAGCTCAGCGGCGGCGGCACCGCCGGTCAGCAGTGCCCGCAACGACCCGACGGCCGCCGCGGTCGCCGTCAGCTCGCGCCGCAGCACGTCCAGGTGGTCGGCGATCAACGCGTCCCGGGACTGCGGGTCGGCCGCCGACACCACCCGCCGTACGCCGGCGACCGGCATCCGGACCTCGCGCAGCCGGCGCACCAACTGCGCCAGCTCCACCTGATCCGCCGTGTAGTAGCGGTAGCCCGTCGACGGATCGACCAGCGCCGGCTCCAGGACGCCGGCGTCGTGGTAGTGCCGCAAGGCCTTGACCGTCAGATGGGTCAGCCGGGAGAACTCGCCAACAGTCAGTAACTCTGCCACCCGGACAGCCTTCACCCTCCCGCAGCGGGAGAGTCAAGCGGCGCCGGGCCGGAAGATCGTGGAGGAGAAATGGTGATCTGCGCGTCTCAACGCCTGGGCCGCGGCCTCGTGGCGGTGAGACCGCCGGCGTGGCCGCCTAGACTGTTCCCGTGCTGAATCGGATCGACCTGCGCGGCTCCCGCCGGGACCCGCGCGGTCTGCTGCCCCGTGCCCAGCTCGACGTCTCCGTGGCCGTCGAGAGGATTCGTCCCGTTGTCGAGGCGGTCCATCAGCATGGGTTCAGCGCGATCCGGGAGGCGACGCGGCGATTCGACGGGGTCGAGCTGGAGCGCCTGCGGGTGCCCGCCGAGGCGATCACGGCCGCGGCCGAGACGCTCGACCCGGCGGTCCGCGCCGCCCTGCTCGAGGCGATCACGCGGGCCCGCAAGGTGCACGCCGACCAGCGCCGCACCGACACCACCACCAAGGTGGTCGACGG
This window of the Actinoplanes oblitus genome carries:
- the dnaE gene encoding DNA polymerase III subunit alpha, with translation MSDSFVHLHVHTEYSMLDGAARVKELISEAKRLGMPAAAITDHGNMHGAYEMYTQSKAAGITPLIGVEAYVAPDSRLNKSRVKWGRPEQKSDDVSGNGAYTHMTMWARNAVGLKNLFRLNSRASIEGQLGKYPRMDFDIIAEHAEGIMGTTGCPSGAVQTRLRLGQFDEALKSAAMYQEALGKDHYFLEIMDHGLSIEKRVRDGLLEIGRKLGIPPLVTNDSHYTFEAQAEAHDVLLCVQTGSNIADPNRFRFDGNGYFVKSAEQMRAVDSSEAWQEGCRNTLLVAEKVDIDGMFTFKNLMPRFPIPDGMTEEEYFRQVAFEGLRKRFPDGIPDTHVTQAEYELGVIISMGFPAYFLVVADFIQWAKRNGIAVGPGRGSAAGSLIAYAMGITDLDPLPHGLIFERFLNPERISMPDVDIDFDERRRGEVIRYVTEKWGDDKVAQIATFGTIKAKAAIKDSARVLGYPFAVGDRITKAMPPDVMGKGIPLEGIFDKEHKRYNEAGEIRSLYETDPDVKKVIDTARGIEGLIRQTGVHAAGVIMSAEPIIDHIPLMRRASDGVIITQFDYPTCETLGLLKMDFLGLRNLTIIDDANKNIEINHGEPLDLLALPLDDKAAYELLARGDTLGVFQLDGGPMRSLLRLMKPDNFEDISAVLALYRPGPMGVDSHTNYALRKNKLQEITPIHPELEEPLREILEPTYGLIVYQEQVQRAAQILAGYSLGQADLLRRAMGKKKKEILDKEFIPFRDGCREHGYSDEAIQAVWDVLVPFAGYAFNKAHSAAYGLVSYWTAYLKAHYPAEYMAGLLTSVGDDKDKMAVYLAECRRMGIQVLPPDVNQSAGPFTPVGKDIRFGLGAVRNVGGNVVEAIARCRKEKGEYTDFYDFLSKVDAVACNKRTIESLIKAGAFDSMGHTRKGLLAVHAEAIDAYAGVKRNEAAGQFDLFGAFGDEVGGASATVAMPTIGDSEWDKRDKLTFEREMLGLYVSDHPLAGLEQVLQSNADTSIAALNEEGSVQDGQIVTIAGILTGVQRRITKQGRAWASATVEDLAGGVETLFFPNTYELVGQYIAEDAIVVVKGRVDRRDDTPRIMAMDMSIPDVSHNPDSKPVVLTMPITRVTPPLVDELKDILSGHPGDTEVHVHLQNGKRTTVIRLVAARVAATPALRADLKMILGPAAVA
- a CDS encoding LON peptidase substrate-binding domain-containing protein, whose protein sequence is MSDRLPVFPLSTVLFPGLVLPLHIFEERYRALVRELAAQPAEPPSEFGVVTLRHGSEVAPEPGDGPAPPPDPVGAADLFEVGCTAELRHVSELPDGRFDIMTVGRRRFRILDVEQGSEPYLTARVEWLPDDESPDQTAELLKPRVLTAFQQYLELLRPNAEILDQVPDDATVLSHLVAATAQLTLEERHSLLAAPDTTARLRAELRLLNREAGLLARVRAVPVPLSDLARPASPN
- a CDS encoding VOC family protein; translation: MPLSIAQIVIDCADAQKLATFWAQALDRQVDPDASPDFATIGHGAASTGSAPALMFIKVPEPKRGKNRLHFDLAARQVPDWRTEVDRLLTLGATRVDEHQAFGWHWITMRDPEGNEFDLGAGAATA
- a CDS encoding MerR family transcriptional regulator, which codes for MAELLTVGEFSRLTHLTVKALRHYHDAGVLEPALVDPSTGYRYYTADQVELAQLVRRLREVRMPVAGVRRVVSAADPQSRDALIADHLDVLRRELTATAAAVGSLRALLTGGAAAAELTIRHAAEQQCLMIDGHVDQDSLTPWCEMAYPSLYAVAGRWGLTPGGPCGALYAFEWFQAGGRVTAFLPVTASGAGERAGSPDAGGVRWGVLPAQRLAVAVHAGPCADLDRTYGALGRQVLDRGIGATGPVRELYLVTSADTDDPAQLRTEVCWPVTPSS